GGTTTCTCTGCACACTCACAGAGAACTGTAGCCAAAAGAAGGCACACAGCAGACGTGAAATACATGTTGCATCTGGTGTAGGCAGTGAAATGCAGTCGTATATAAGAGATCTTTCATAGATAACGTGACACGAGCCTTACCATATTATTGCCAGCTTGAATTCTTCTCATCGGAAGAAAATACTTACATCGACACATTCCAGACTGATTATATTAcgcatttaaaaataatgaagatggtacatgtggacGCTAAGAGCGCAATATTAATTTTGCACGATTATAGCTACTATATCCTGATTTAGTCACTGAAAATGACACTCGTGACTTGAAACCCCGGTGTTAATTTTGTATTGTGATTGGTTTAGAAGGATATGATATCAGGTTTCACATCTTCACCATGAAATCCATTGATAGAACTACTTTACCAATGATCTTTCCAGATGGATTCCATATGTTAAAGACTACAAGCACAACATAGTCAAGAAAAACGACGTTTCACAGGACGGGCTCCTTTAAATGTTGAGTTTGATTTGAATTTGCTGAAACGATACGGAGACGTGTTTTTGAAGGTAAGTATGTGAGCTGAGGAAGATACAACCACAAAAACAATGAATCagtgtttttttctcttttgtatAGGACCTCAAAACTCTCTGAACATCCAAACAGAGATAAATATATTGCCCTGTTCAGCAAGTTAAGGTGTATTTAAACTGCACTGCTTTGTGCCTCAGGATACGGCCAGGAATGTTTAATGAGCACCTGGGATAATTTCCGTATCGATTCTACACATGCTACTGTAGTAATCAAAATGTTTGGCCCGGTATTCCTGATACTTTTTCTCATCGAATGTGGAGGTTTGTGGCATATATTTATAGGTACCATTGTGTCAAAGACATTAATCATACAGATGTCACTGGAAGATGACCAAAGATGAAATAATTGTAAGGATAAGGTGATTATTTTAAGTGATGAAAGGGCAGGTAATCACATACGTGATaaaagggcagataattcaggTGCCTCGTCACATGTTTTTCGAAGGTCTCGTGGCGAGATGGTCAGCAGACAAGCCAGTCGTTCGTTTCTAGGAGAGCGTGTAAAGCAGTAAGAATACATCGTGGATTGACATGTTTGTAATATAACGATAAGGTAATTACATAAGTTATTGTaagaatgaaaatgtaataaatgaaAACTATGCAGTCCGTAACATGTTATGAATAATTGGGTTACGTACTATCGTAAACTGTTAACGTTATTGCTATATGTGAATCTAACTTATGTTTATTATTGCAGTCAATCACATTTCAAGCCACCCCCAGAATAAAGATATGACGTCGATCTCATTCATCCTTCGGTCGTTAgtcataataataatagaatGACATACCGATGCACTTCAGAGTATCATTTACACAGAAATTGCATATTGACTTTGAATTAATGACTTGTCGATAGCTTGTAAAGATATTTTCTATAACTATTTCCTACGTCTTCGCACAGAAAACAATTTGTTGGccaaataaataaaactgaaatgaagATTGGTTTATAAAGTGTTTGTGAAGCAATTGGTCTTGATCAAGGTTAAATATACACATTCTCTTCAGTTAATATGACAGAGTATTAGATAAATATGTGTTCTCTACGTGCACAATGTTTGTGACTTACAATCCCCTTACACCAAGTGTGaactttcttttgtacgtcagtGTATTTTATGAAAAGCACATGTATTGTCAGtttcttttaagtgttttctTGAGTGAACTTAAGCTGAAATCAAGAAAAGGCACAGAAATGCTTAATTTTGTACTTCATGTTGATGTGCTGTGCGCGACGGAATAGTGTCGTATTTAAGGGTTCTTCAAAAGATAACGTGACATGCGAATAACTGTATTTGTGTCAGCCTGTATTCTTATCATCAGAAGGAATGCTTACATAGACACATTCCACACCACGCATTAAAAACAGCAGTCTAGATTGAATACCACTGTGGCTTGAAACCCGAGTGTTAAGTTTGTATTGTCATTGCTGTAGAAGGATGTGATAACAAGTTTTACACCTTCAGTATGAAACACATTGACGCAATCGCTGTTTTCAATGCTAAAGATCCGCACTTACTCCCAGTGACGTTTCCAGCTGGGTGCCATATGTTATAAACCAAAACCACAATGCAGTCAAGAACAACGACATAAAAACTTGCTTGAAAACTTCTTAGAGTGAAACAGAATAATGAATGCACTGCGTCACTCCGCCATCAACTCTTGAAAATAACTAAACCAATCACTTACTGCCACTGATTTCAACAGCTGCATGCATGTGCAAACACTATTTAGGGAAATGGAATCTAAATATAGTAGCTAAAATTCTGTCAAGAAGACACTGACAAAACACTGACAATACGTGTAGTTGTCATAAAATACACTGGCGTACAAAAAAGAACACATCTGGTCTTTGGGGATTTGGACTCACACACATTGTTCAAGTAGTGACGCAGTGACGCAGTGACGCAGTGcattcattattttgtttcactCTAAGAAGTTTTCAACCAATGTCGCATAAATATAATCATGTCGAAACTGAGATCATTCATGCAAACAGAAAAAGATTTGTCAACCTTCAAATGGCAGACCCCGAAGTTTCCTAGGATGTTCGAGCATTTTCTTCATTTAGCTGCCAGAAATATTCAAGAAAGAATCAcgtctggactagacagtctGGTGTTTGACATTGCCTGAGTCCACCCTCACATTCTGTATTGGAATGCACACCTCTCCTTCATTACATGGTACCGTTTTTCGCCTTTTGCAACAAATATTGATTGTTGAAGACTGACTCTAGCCCATATCTTCAGGGTGATGCTCTTAAGAGAGCACGTAATACTCTGActcaataaaatatatctgtTCATTGAGTAGTCATTTTTATTCATCCTTATTCATCCTTGAAGGATCGTTCGACATGTTTGAGCACAACCATTGAAGTCCTATACCAATTTGCATCTCTTCcaatatctttttacagaaaattaaatGTGAGAAAAAAACCTATAATATATGATATGTAACCATTCACAATTTGGATCAACACCACCCAGGACTCTATACACAACCGTAGTGTTTTGGGTTCGCTCTTGGAACAGGAGAAGGGTCCTGGGCTGGAACACGGGATTTCTTCCAGTTCTCCAGCCTCTTCTTCATCATGTCCAGAAGATCAGGGTACTTGGCTGAGAGGTCGAAGTGTTCGGTTGGATCTGCAGTAATGTTGTAGAGCATGAAGGGAGGGAACGTTTGGTTATCATCTTCATAGACACGTTCATCGATTCCCATATGTGGCAAAGGAGCCCAACCTTTGTAATGTCCTGGACTCCCTTGAATGAGTTTGAGATCTCCGAACCTAATTGCAGCTGCTTCCCTATCATCATAAACGTTGTAGACGAACTCATTCCTCTTACTCGGTCCACCATTGATGAGCATGTCCCTTCGTTCCAAATTGCCATAGTGTAGCATTGGCTCCTCGCAAAGGCAAGTTATTATATGCTGTATATGTAGGACCACCACTATCCGTTGTAATGACCAAGAATAGACTGTCCATGAGGCCTTTTTCTTTTAATGCGTGGGTAATATTACCAACAGCGTCGTCTAACATGCTCTCCATTCCACAATAGATTCTTCTTCTTACTGATTCTATGTTCTTGaccatgttttcatattttggtgGAACTTCAAGTTCACAGTCTCATTATACCGAAAATCCAGTCCTACTTCATGACGACCTCGCCGTCTCGAGTGCTTAAAATAGCCTTCAGCTCCAGTGTAAGTATCCAAGGAAGGAGTCAAAGCCTCACTCTGTTGCTGCATATTTCCAGTTACAGAAGCCAAGATGCCACTTTCCAACCAGGTGGGTATCATAAGCCAAGGTGTTTCAGTTTCTGCGGGATTATTATTAGGTTGCCCAGAAGGTGTTTTGCTTCATTTGCATCAATAATGTCATCTTGTAATTCAGTGTGATACATGAAATACCCTGGCATGAAGCAGTTTCTGGAGGGCGAACACAGAGGCTGAACATAAGAAGAGTTGAGGATCACTCCCGCTGTGGCTAGTCTGTCCAGGTTAGGTGTGATCATTAGAGGATTTCGAAATTCAACATCATTCCATCCAAGATCATCAGCAACTATAAAAACAATGTGAGGTTTCTCTGCACACTCATAGAGAACTATAATCAAACAAAGGCACACAACTGATGTGAAATTCATATTGTGGCTTGTGTAGGCGGCCGTATACACTACAAAGATAATAATTCATGACTAATCCTAGTTTTATCAGCTCGAATTCTTGACATTGGAAGAAATGCCTTCGTGGACACATTCCAGACTGATTAGGTCAACTAAAGTTTCTTGATTGTATATGCAAGGCCTATTTTGTGGAACCAATGAAATGTATAAACACTAGTGACATAATTGCTGTATGAAAgcaggaataatctacaacaaggTTGGAGTCTACCTGGTGGAAGCATGTGCATCTCAAGGTAGTCGAATATGAGACGTCTGTAAAAGATAAGGTAACTCGTGACTAGCCCAACCTTTACAAGCTTGCTTTCTTATCATTAGCAGCTATCCAAGCACATTCCAAAATATGATTATATAACGCGGTAAATAAGTCAGTCTAATTTTGTATTGTCATACCGATCCAATAACTCGATGTTAAAATTTAGTCTTTAAGAATGAAAACTATTGACACAATCGCTGTATTGGagttcatgtaaacatttcaaCCAGCGCACGGGTTTATATTGCAATCTTTTGTCTAAAAAAGTGTCAACCCAGTTACTGtgaatatgtattatttttacGAGACTGAATGTCTTATGACTATGTCTTATGATGTCTCACTCTGAATCAGGTATGATGATACGTTGGGTTATGTGCCCcgaagttagtggagaaattcatcttcgatgtagccacacacacacatacgcgcgcacacacatacgcacgcacgcataatagtgagtctaaactttcgatgggtagtatatatgacTAAAACTCTGTAAACGAATGACAGTAAAGGAACTACAAATCACAGATGAAGATTGAAATTTGTATACAATCATTAGAACATTAACAGATAACaatatataatacaaaataacatTGGTCATAGATTACCAGCAACCAAAGTTGGGTTACCACACCAGGGACCACGGTACTTCTGCTAACTGCACAGTCGCCCAAGTTGGATGTACGTCAGAAAGTTTAGTCAAAGagttaaaattaacaaaatactGCGACCAAGAACACAGaagaataaaaaaattatttggAATAAAGTTGAACTCACGTTCCTTCTCGGAGGActattattttacggtacttcaaccacCTTTGAAggttttgccaaagtttcacatTTTAGTGGTTTTGCAATAGCGGCTATACTTGCTAATAATTGGTCTCCACCTTCAAGATGAAGAATGCCGGATTTACAGCCGTTACATTTCTCTCTCTGGAACATCGATATCCTTAAGCTTTAGTTAGAACATAGTGACAATCGGTACAATGGACTCAGTTTTGAGCAGAGATTTCATTTGATTTTAGAAGGGGTTATCACCTCTGATGTGTTGTTGTCTTGACTGACTACGGTGATGAAAATGTCACTGAAAAATGGTTGTGGAGCAGTGATTGATTAAATAAAGACATACTAATACATCAGGCAAAATCATATAATGGCATATTCATACATGAAGCAATGACAACATGTGTACAGCCATTTAATATTGACTTTCAGTTTTtgactactgcttgacaagtattagatgaaccaacgcgtttgtgacaattgggaggggcaagtaatctggacgaatacacttggctgcttcaggtagattggcgattaagtacgtgcaatacatgctgaccgtggcgtgaaatcagtaccactactgtttaacacgtgtctcgtagaacgatttagttcagcaagacaTCATCACGACACGaatcgcacgaggaaattgaacttttcaatatgtaGACGACAAcgtgtttccctcttgtttcaaatggaattttCTAGCAGGTGTTTCGATATATGTAAATTGGAGTCATTAGTCAGGccatggctcatctaatacttgtcaagcagtagtggATAATTAAATATGTCAGTTACAACTTTTCATGACCCTCAGCAATGTCTTCAACGTGTTTGTAATATATGTTCATACCTGTCAAATCTCCAGTTTTGGGCTAGAGATTCacgcatttatttatttatgataaaATGGACCCGGTACTCCGGTAGCTGAAGTTTTTCCTGGAATGGAAgctttatattttaaaaacttaaTTTTAAGAGGAAGGTCTAGTAAGGTGCacttacaaatgttttatttctaCTGCAGAACCAAGGGCTTTTGTGCTGGTGTTGGTGTGCCCGACAATGATATAATTTTCTGCCGACGCGAAGCGATGTTGGCATCATACGTAACAGTGAATGTGATGCAGAATCACATGCTTCTAGTCATCAATGTCATAATTTGCTAAGAACTTCAGTTTATAGTCGTGAGATATTAACATTCTCACAACATTTGTAAAGACCTCCATCTCTATAATAAGATATAGTTTTTAGTGGAGAGTTTGTCTTCAGATTCTATGAAATATGTCTGAAACTTCAAATAATCTTTGATATACGTTTAAGACTGGAATTCATAAACCGACGTTTAAACTCGACATGCACACTAGTTGTTGCGTGGCTAGGAacagtttcatattttatgGCTGCTTCAAAGTGATACCTTCAGCTAGAACTGCGTTAATGTCATCAGTTGAAGAGTTGTGTCCTTGATATCTTGTACATGTTGTAAACGACTGAACACTCGTACAGCAGTGCGAAGAGTAGTTGCCATGCACACCGCCATTGAGCTCTGTCAACGTTACaatgaattcattgaatttccTATTTCTTTTGGATGTGAGCGTGTTTTGAGTGGGTTGATCTAACCACCTCTGCtttgaaagatattgaagatATTTCACAGCATGTCAGTTTCATGGGACAGTAAAGTCCATCACAGACTAAACTACCAAAGGCACTTTTCATGTCCAATGAGAAACTTACACAGATGGAAACGCGTCTGATGACCACAACTGTGCATGACTTAAGTTAATGCGATCCACCATTACACTGGCAAAATGTTTGTTAAAAAGGGATTTCATCTCAAATTCACATCAGACATTTAACAAAGTATCAAGAGGCgatgaggtagtctagtggtcaaaTTGCTTGCTTTTGAGCCACGTTTAGCATTGATGTCGGTATACACGTAAACATAACATGTCCTGTAGGACGTTGTATTACGTTAGTGACGCTCTGGAATCCAATGCctctggtcgcctcttacgacaggtaaTATCATGACTCAAAAGCATGTATCATTACACGATTTATTACGttcatacattttcaaacaaactttCAGTCTATTCCAATATCATTTGCAGAaagaaaatgcaaaatatactgtatgctatttcttgaatacttaaTGTGAATCCCATCGTAGCTTGTGTCAACACCACCCGGGGctccacacaccaccataataTTTTGGGTTCGCTCTTGGAACATGAGACGGATCCTGGGCTGGAACACGGGATTTCTTCCAGTTCTCCAGCCTCTTCTTCATCATGTCCAGAAGATCAGGGTACTTGGCTGAGAGGTCGAAGTGTTCGGTTGGATCTGCAGTAATGTTGTAGAGCATGAAGGGAGGGAACGTTTGGTTATCATCTTCATAGACACGTTCATCGATTCCCATATGTGGCAAAGGAGCCCAACCGTTGTGATCTCCTGGACTCCCTTGCATGAGTTTGAGATCTCCGTACCTGATTGCAGCGGCTTCCCTATCATCATAGATGTTGTAGACGAACTCGTTCCTCTTACTCGGTCCACCATTGATGAGCATGTCGTACTGACTGACTCCGTCCATGTTGGGATCGGTGCTCTCTCCACCAGCCAGCTCCACCAATGTCGGGTACCAGTCCACAGCATGGATCATTCCAGTGTTGAGGTAGCCTGTCTTCTTGAGAATGGTCTTACTGTAGATGAATCCAGTTCCTTTCGTTCCCCCTTCCCAGAGAGTATTTTTAGCTCCTCGCAAAGGCAGGTTATTAGCAGCCCTGTACGTTGGACCACCATTATCAGTTGTAAAGACTAAGAATAGATTGTCCATGAGACCTTTTTCTTCTAATGCCCTCGTGATATTACCAACAGCTTCGTCTAAAGCACTCACCATTCCACAATAGATCCTTCTGCTTATGGTCTCTATGTTCttgtacatgttttcatattcagGTGGAACTTCAAGAGGTGCATGTACAGACTGGAATGGAAGGTACAAATAAAGTGGCTTATTGTTGTCGTGGTTCCGAATGATTTGAACAGCTCTGTCCGCAAACACGTGTGCAGAGTACGTTCCATTGGCGTCTCTATAGACAGTCTTGTTATAACGAAAATCCAGTCCTACCTCACCAGGACCTCCCTGTCTCGAGTGGTTAAAATAGTCCTCAGCACCGCTGTAATATCCAAGGTAGGAGTCAAAACCTCTCTCTGTGGGTGTATATTTCCAGTTGCAGAAACCAAGATGCCACTTTCCAACCATGTGAGCATCATAACCAAGTTGTTTCAGTTTCTGTGGAATTATTGTTAGGTTTGCCGGTAGATGTTTTGCTGCGTTAACCCCAACAACACCATCTTGTAGTCCTGTGTGATAAGGGAAATATCCTGACATGAAGCAGTTTCTGGAGGGCGAACACAGAGGTTGGACGTAAGAAGAGTTGAGGATGACTCCCGCTTTGGCCAGTCTGTCCAGGTTAGGGGTGATCATTTGAGGGTTTCGAAATCCAACATCGTTCCATCCAAGGTCATCAGCAACTATGAATATGATGTGAGGTTTCTCTGCACACTCACAGAGAACTGTAGCCAAAAGAAGGCACACAGCAGACGTGAAATACATGTTGCATCTGTTGTAGGCAGTGAAATGCAGTCGTATATAAGAGATCTTTCATAGATAACGTGACACGAGTCTTACCTTATTATTGCCAGCTTGAATTCTTCTCATCGGAAAATATGCTTACATCGACACATTCCAGACTGATTATATGACCCATTAAAAAAAGCAAtgaagatggtacatgtggacGCTAAAAGCGCAATATTAATTTTGCATGATTATAACTACTAGATCCTGATTTAGTCACTGAAAATGACACTCGTGACTTGAAACCCCGGTGTTAATTTTGTATTGTCATTGCTTTAGAAGGATATGATATCAGGTTTCACACCTTCACCATGAAATCCAGTGATAGAACTGCTTTACCAATGATCTTTCCAGGTGGATTCCATATGTTAAAGACTACAAGCACAACACAGTCAAGAAAAACGACGTAATCACCCACCAGTTTCTCAAGACGGGTTTTTTTTGTCTCTAACTCCAATAAATGGTGAGTTTGATTTGAATTTGCTGAAACGATACGGAGACGTGTTTTTGAAAGGCTAGTATGTGAGTTGAGGAAAATACAACCACCAAAACAATGAATCAGTATTTTTCTCTTCTGTATAGGACCTCAAAACTCTCTGAACATGCAAATAGAGATAAATATATTGCCCTGCCCAGCAAGTTAAGGTGTATTTAAACTTGTGCACTGCTTTATGCCTCAGGATACGGCCAGGAATGTTTAATGAGCACCTGGGATAATTTCCGTATTGATTCTACACATGCTACTGTAGTAATCAAAACCTTTGGCCCGGTGTTCCTGATACTTTTTCCCAACGAATGTGGAGGGTTTGTGGCATATATTTATAGGTACCATTGTGTCAAAGACATTAATCATACAGATGTCACTGGAAGATGACCAAAGATGAAATAATTGTAAGGATAAGGTGATTATTTTAAGTGATGAAAGGGCAGGTAATCACATACGTGATaaaagggcagataattcaggTGCCTCGTCACATGTTTTTCGAAGGTCTCGTGGCGAGAGGGTCAGCAGACAAGCCAGTCGTTCGTTTCTAGGAGAGTGTATAAAGTAGTAAGAATACATCGTGGATTGATATGTTTGTAATATAACGATAAGGTAATTACATAAGTTATTGTaagaatgaaaatgtaataaatgaaAACTATGCAGTCCGCAACATGTTATGAATTGGGTTACGTACTATCGTAAACAGTTAACGTTATTGCTATATGTGAATCTAACTTACGTTTATTATTGCAGTCAATCACATGTCAAGTCACCCCCAGAATAAAGATATGACTTCGATCTCATTCATCGTTCGTTCGTTGgtcataataataatagaatGACATACCAATACACTTCAGAGTATCAGttttttcaaaggcatttagaagttggaggaatcaaactaaaagtgctttatggttcaacttctttttatATACAAGgccacaacgtttcgagacagattctagtctctccTTCAGgtcttcacctcacctgaattAAAGACTTGTCGATAGCTGGTAAAGATATCGACCATCATATTTTCTATAACTATTTCCTACATCTTTGCACGGAAAACAATTTGTTGGccaaataaataaaactgaaatgaagATTGGTTTATAAAGTGTTTGTGAAGCAATTGGTCTTGATCAAGGTTAAATATACACATTCTCATCAGTTAATATTACAGAGACTTAGATAAATATATGTGCTCTACGTGCACAATGTTTGTGACTTACAATCCCCTTACACCAAGAGTGaactttcttttgtacgtcagtGTATTTTATGAAAAGCACATGTATTGTCAGtttcttttaagtgttttctTGAGTGAACTTAAGCTGAAGTCAAGATAAGGCACAGAAATGATTAATTTTGTAATTCATGTTGATGTGCTGTGCGCGACAGAATAGTGTCGTATTTAAGGGTTCTTCAAAAGATAACGTGACATGCGAATAACTGTATTTGTGTCAGCCTGTATTCTTATCATCAGAAGGAATTCTTACGTAGACACATTCCACACCACGCATTAAGAAGAGCAGTCTAGATTGACTGCTAAACCACTGTGGCTTGAAACCCGAGTGTTTTTGTATTGTCCTTGCTCTAGAAGGATGTGATAACAATTTTTACACCTTCAGTATGAAATACATTGATGCAATCGCTGTTTTCAATGCTAAGGATCCGCATTTACTCCCAATGACGTTTCCAGCTGGGTCACACATATTATAAACCAAAACCACAATGCAGTCAAGAACAACGACATAATTACATACCAGATTCTCAAGACGAGCTATTTACTTCCAACTCCAATAAAAGTTGACAAACAATACGGTTACATGACTGTTAATGCCCATATGTGAACTGAGGAAGATATCACCATCCAAACAATGAATCAGtgctttttcttttttgttttggacCTCACTGCTCTCtgaacatcgaaaggattcaacGCTTTTAGAAGGGTTTGTGGGGTATACTTAAAGGCACCATTGTGGCAAAAATATTAATTATATAGATGTCAGTGGGAAGATGACCAAAGAACCAAACATTCGATGAAATAATAGAATAACATACCGATACACTTCATAGTATCATTTGCTCGGAAATCGAAAGTTGACTTTGAAATATACACTTGTCAATAGtcaaaattgtttgtttcttggttGGTTTAAAAAGTACCTGTGAAGCAACTGGTGGTAGGTGCACTCATTCCATTCAGTTAATATTACAGAGCActagataaatatatatgtttttttggCTCTACCTGCACAATGTTTGTGAGTCAAAATCCCCAAAGACCAGATGTGTTCTTttttgtatgtcagtgttttttATGACAACTACACGTATCGTCAGTGTTTTTTCAGTGTCTTCTTGACAGAATTTTAGCTACTATATTTAGATTCCATTCCCCTAAATAGTGTTTGCACATGCGTGCAGCTGTTGAAATCAATGGCAGT
Above is a genomic segment from Haliotis asinina isolate JCU_RB_2024 chromosome 7, JCU_Hal_asi_v2, whole genome shotgun sequence containing:
- the LOC137292049 gene encoding arylsulfatase J-like encodes the protein MLHYGNLERRDMLINGGPSKRNEFVYNVYDDREAAAIRFGDLKLIQGSPGHYKGWAPLPHMGIDERVYEDDNQTFPPFMLYNITADPTEHFDLSAKYPDLLDMMKKRLENWKKSRVPAQDPSPVPRANPKHYGCV